The following coding sequences lie in one Methylotuvimicrobium alcaliphilum 20Z genomic window:
- a CDS encoding HAD hydrolase-like protein: MGAWRQLEYASGQRATIVGDDIDSDIGGGQNTGLIGILVKTGKYRKAYANASRVMPDLIIPSVAELPARLPIEIAGS, encoded by the coding sequence ATGGGGGCTTGGCGGCAGCTCGAATACGCCAGCGGTCAGCGTGCGACGATCGTCGGCGACGACATCGATTCCGACATCGGCGGCGGTCAAAATACCGGCCTAATCGGTATTCTGGTGAAGACCGGCAAATACCGCAAAGCCTATGCGAACGCCAGCCGCGTGATGCCGGATTTGATCATTCCGTCGGTCGCTGAGTTGCCGGCTCGATTGCCCATTGAGATCGCCGGTTCTTAA
- a CDS encoding transcriptional regulator, with translation MQVATGTVVNGKIVLEGVSLTEGAVVTVVTRGSDESFLLTEAQENELLAAMAEIERGEYVSLEELLQSLPAHN, from the coding sequence ATGCAAGTTGCTACCGGAACCGTTGTCAACGGAAAAATCGTGCTGGAAGGGGTCTCTCTTACCGAGGGTGCCGTGGTAACCGTCGTTACGCGCGGTTCTGACGAAAGCTTTTTACTTACTGAGGCCCAAGAAAACGAACTACTTGCGGCCATGGCTGAAATTGAACGTGGTGAATATGTAAGCTTGGAAGAACTATTGCAGTCTCTTCCCGCGCATAATTGA
- a CDS encoding type II toxin-antitoxin system RelE/ParE family toxin: MALRIRIAARAANQIRKASEWWSVNRPSVPNAIATDFGEAVALLAEQPGIGAKYKGSRTVGVRRLFLCRVGYFSYYKAEGSFLHVLAFWHASREHQPSL, translated from the coding sequence ATGGCGCTTCGGATAAGAATCGCCGCACGAGCAGCAAACCAGATTCGCAAGGCATCTGAGTGGTGGTCGGTAAACCGCCCCAGCGTTCCAAACGCTATCGCCACAGACTTTGGCGAGGCAGTGGCTTTGTTGGCCGAACAACCAGGCATCGGCGCTAAATATAAAGGTTCTCGCACCGTTGGCGTTCGCCGCCTTTTTCTCTGTCGCGTAGGGTACTTCAGTTACTACAAAGCTGAGGGCAGTTTCCTTCATGTACTTGCGTTTTGGCACGCAAGCCGAGAGCACCAGCCATCTCTATAA
- a CDS encoding cation diffusion facilitator family transporter, with the protein MAAEKKSLARYGWLSFIAAILTIVLKSYAYWPTGSVGLLSDALESLINLVAAVIVLISLNIAARPPDESHSYGHDKIEYFSSGAEGMMILLAAVSIAYTAWERLLHPEPLQQLDVGIAISVFASLINLVVAKILITVGRSRHSITLEADGKHLMTDVWTTVGIVLGIGLIALGNRFQLTLDFAEQIGMPGWEILDPVIAILVAINILWAGLHLLRRTISGLMDATLPEEELTEIVEVLEQFIASDQIAYHALRTRYAGARRFMSVHVLVPGQWSVQQGHDLLETIEHRIKAKFDHIDIETHLEPIEDAASWQH; encoded by the coding sequence ATGGCTGCCGAAAAGAAATCATTGGCCCGCTACGGGTGGTTGTCATTCATTGCGGCTATATTGACCATCGTACTGAAGAGTTATGCTTATTGGCCAACCGGTTCGGTGGGCTTGTTGTCCGATGCGCTAGAGTCGTTGATTAATCTGGTCGCTGCGGTGATTGTGTTGATTTCATTGAACATTGCTGCTCGACCACCGGATGAATCCCACTCATACGGCCACGATAAGATCGAGTATTTTTCCAGTGGCGCCGAGGGCATGATGATTTTGCTAGCGGCCGTCAGTATCGCATACACCGCTTGGGAACGCCTGCTGCATCCGGAGCCTTTGCAGCAACTGGATGTCGGTATCGCCATTTCCGTGTTTGCGTCGTTAATCAATCTGGTTGTGGCTAAAATTCTGATTACGGTCGGTCGTAGCCGGCATTCAATTACTTTAGAAGCGGACGGTAAGCATTTGATGACCGACGTGTGGACCACAGTCGGAATTGTCCTAGGTATTGGCTTGATCGCGTTGGGTAATCGGTTTCAGTTGACGCTGGATTTTGCCGAGCAAATAGGGATGCCGGGTTGGGAGATTCTCGATCCGGTGATTGCGATTTTAGTGGCAATCAACATTCTATGGGCAGGATTGCATCTATTGCGCCGCACTATTTCCGGATTGATGGATGCTACGCTGCCGGAGGAAGAACTAACGGAAATTGTAGAGGTATTGGAACAATTTATCGCTTCGGATCAAATTGCCTATCATGCTTTGCGCACTCGATATGCCGGCGCGCGCCGTTTCATGTCGGTGCATGTGTTAGTGCCGGGGCAATGGTCTGTACAGCAAGGCCATGATTTGCTGGAAACCATAGAACATCGGATCAAAGCTAAATTCGACCATATCGATATAGAAACACACCTGGAACCGATAGAAGATGCGGCTTCGTGGCAGCATTAG